In the genome of Ursus arctos isolate Adak ecotype North America unplaced genomic scaffold, UrsArc2.0 scaffold_22, whole genome shotgun sequence, the window atttaaatgggGTAATACCCTGACTTGAGAACTTTAACTCTCGTGGGCAGGAAGGTCCCAGTCCAAGTTCTATTAGATTAAGTTTTCTCACCTTCATTTTGCCATCATCCTCAATGAAAGGTCTTTTCTGGGGCAAGCCAAAAAGATTGGAAAAGCTTGCCAATGTACTTGAGTTTTTCCCAGTCTTTACTAACAATTTGTAAACTGTCTTCAAGAAGATGTTAGagtataattttatcttctacaaATTGTGCAAAACATTCTCAAAGAGAAACTAGAAATCATTTAtcaaaaatgtcaaagaaataaTCCTACTTCTGTGGCCTTGCAATTAATTTTATGTCAAATATGAAAAAGGATACTGTATAAAAACTTACCCTGATTTCCCCATTCAGATATTCTTCTCTCCACTTTGAGAAAATCCACAGTCAAGTAGAATATATTCTAGCATTCTTCTTAGACTTTTATTGCTGCACCTCAGGTAAGACCTATTGCATGGGTGGCTTCCCCAGTCAGAGTCTTTTCCTGTCATCATTATCTGCATGCCCCACAGATGCAGAACGGTCACTTGGGTTGAGTGCCTGCCTTGAGAATGTGGAGAAGCCTCTCTCGAATCTGTTTGGTGCGGACAGCATAGACAACTGGGTTGAGGATGGGTGGGATGAGGAGGTAAAAGTTGGCCAAAAGGATATGGATATGGGGAGGCACATGATGGCCAAAGCGGTGAGTGAGAGAAGAAACAGCAATGGGGATATAGAAGACAAGAATAGCACAAATGTGAGAACTACATGTCCCTAGGGTTTTAAGCCTAGCCTCAGGGGTAGCCAACCCCATTACAGCCCTGAAAATCATCACATAGGAGGCAGTGATAGCTAATGAATCCAGGATCAATACCAGGAAGCCAATTCCCATTCCATATAAGTTGTTGACTGTTGTGTCACCACATGCCAAAGTAACTATGGCCATGTGTTCACAATAGGAATGGGCAATGATTTGGGTCCGGTAAAGAGGCAGCCTCAGGCGAATCATCAGGGGCAGGGGTCCAATGTAGAGTACTCCACGGAGGAGGGCAGCCAGGCCCAAACGACACACTGCTGCATGAGTGAGCACCAAGGTGTGGCGTAATGGGTCAcaaatggccacatagcggtcaaaAGCCATGGCAAGGAAGATTCCTGACTCAACAGTGGCAAAGCAGTGGATGAAGAACATCTGGGTCAAGCAGGCATCCAGGTCAATGTTGTGGGCACCAAACCAGAAGATGGCTAGCAGTTTGGGCATGGTAGAGGTTGACAGGACCAAGTCAATGACAGCCAACATACataggaagaagtacatgggttGGTGTAGGCTGCGTTCCACTTTTATCACTGCTAGGATGGTCACATTCCCCACTACAGCCACCAGGTACATCGAGCTGAAGGGAATGGAGAGCCAGATGTGCAGGGATTGCAGACCTGGAATGCCAGTAAGCCAGAAAGAACTAGGCACCAAGCAGGCATTAGTAGACACAAACATGTTTCAGGCAGTGGAGTATCCAGGAGATAGGAGCACTTAGATTGTTACTCTTATGAGAGATCTTGTCTCTGATAACTGTAGACTACTAGATTCTTATTTTCATCCCATGCAATTGGTGGAACCTATAAATAAAGAATTCTGAATGTCTACTTGATATATTACagattttattaaagaaactgtggggtgcctaggtggctcagtcggttaaatgtctgcctttggctcaggtcatgatcccaggactgagctgaaggcagatgcttaactggctgagccacccaggcaccccaagagcaC includes:
- the LOC113269518 gene encoding olfactory receptor 52M1-like, with the protein product MFVSTNACLVPSSFWLTGIPGLQSLHIWLSIPFSSMYLVAVVGNVTILAVIKVERSLHQPMYFFLCMLAVIDLVLSTSTMPKLLAIFWFGAHNIDLDACLTQMFFIHCFATVESGIFLAMAFDRYVAICDPLRHTLVLTHAAVCRLGLAALLRGVLYIGPLPLMIRLRLPLYRTQIIAHSYCEHMAIVTLACGDTTVNNLYGMGIGFLVLILDSLAITASYVMIFRAVMGLATPEARLKTLGTCSSHICAILVFYIPIAVSSLTHRFGHHVPPHIHILLANFYLLIPPILNPVVYAVRTKQIRERLLHILKAGTQPK